A stretch of the Alphaproteobacteria bacterium genome encodes the following:
- a CDS encoding sulfite exporter TauE/SafE family protein, whose amino-acid sequence MDFVTYVTTFFSGSLVGFSLGLVGGGGSILATPLLLYFVGIKNPHFAIGTSALVVAAGAANNLIGYIKHNHIYWRPALIFALFGIVGTFFGSTIGKKIPGDYLLFYFALFMIGVSFYMFYKSQPIENKEKAICYPLLMGLAFIVGGVSGFFGIGGGFLIVPSLIFVTGMPIISAIGSSLVSVTSFGLTTAINYAYSDLIIWDVAFIFILGSFVGGYGGRRLARHLALNKNILHKVFAFILLLVAIYMLIRQINFSFL is encoded by the coding sequence ATGGATTTTGTTACATATGTAACAACGTTTTTTTCAGGAAGCTTGGTTGGGTTTTCTCTAGGCTTAGTTGGGGGTGGGGGATCTATTTTAGCAACCCCTTTATTACTTTATTTTGTTGGAATTAAAAATCCTCATTTCGCTATTGGAACCAGTGCCCTTGTAGTTGCCGCAGGTGCTGCTAACAATTTAATTGGATATATTAAACATAATCATATTTATTGGCGGCCTGCCCTTATCTTTGCTTTATTTGGAATAGTTGGTACGTTTTTTGGATCAACTATTGGAAAAAAAATTCCAGGGGATTATCTTTTATTTTATTTTGCTTTATTTATGATAGGTGTTTCATTTTATATGTTTTATAAATCTCAGCCTATTGAAAATAAAGAAAAAGCAATTTGTTATCCTTTACTTATGGGTCTTGCTTTTATTGTTGGGGGGGTCTCTGGCTTTTTTGGTATTGGGGGTGGATTTTTGATTGTCCCTAGTCTTATTTTCGTAACAGGTATGCCTATTATTTCTGCGATTGGGTCGTCCTTGGTTTCAGTCACATCATTTGGCTTAACAACAGCTATAAATTATGCTTATTCTGACCTGATAATTTGGGATGTAGCTTTTATATTTATTTTGGGTAGTTTTGTAGGTGGTTATGGGGGAAGGCGGTTAGCCCGGCATCTTGCACTTAATAAAAATATACTTCACAAAGTGTTTGCTTTTATTCTTCTTCTGGTAGCTATTTATATGTTAATAAGGCAAATCAATTTTTCTTTTTTATAA